In Geminicoccus roseus DSM 18922, a single window of DNA contains:
- a CDS encoding cyclase family protein, with product MSRILAGVAICGALLAARAEAQETGLWGVYEQQLKAAKYIDLTHAFAPVQPVWPGFANATFAPATAGKDIEGYVAKGDVYTYADHGFVASAYTLPTDQYGTQLDPPAHWDEYGATISDLPPTFAVRPLVVIDISGKVAADPGYALQVADIEAFEQEHGRIPEGSVVFVRSDWSKKWDDVEHFNDKPFPGVGLDALKFLHLERKILFHGHEPLDTDATPTLEGEAWLLHNHYTQAEGVTNLDLVPPTGALVTIGFAKPLGGTGGYARYVAIAPADWPHGVTIAEAPGAPLPRQPAPLRRDENGVMRPTPQD from the coding sequence ATGAGTAGGATACTGGCCGGGGTCGCAATTTGCGGCGCCTTGCTTGCCGCCCGGGCGGAGGCCCAGGAGACGGGCCTGTGGGGCGTCTACGAGCAGCAGCTGAAAGCGGCGAAATACATCGACCTCACCCACGCCTTCGCACCTGTCCAGCCGGTCTGGCCGGGCTTCGCCAACGCCACGTTCGCGCCGGCCACCGCGGGCAAGGACATCGAGGGCTATGTCGCCAAGGGCGACGTCTACACCTACGCCGACCATGGCTTCGTCGCGTCCGCCTACACGCTGCCGACCGACCAGTACGGCACCCAGCTCGATCCGCCGGCCCATTGGGACGAGTATGGCGCCACGATCAGCGACCTGCCGCCGACCTTTGCGGTGCGCCCGCTGGTGGTGATCGACATCTCCGGCAAGGTGGCCGCCGACCCGGGCTATGCCCTGCAGGTCGCCGACATTGAAGCCTTCGAGCAGGAGCATGGCCGCATCCCGGAAGGGTCGGTCGTGTTCGTGCGCTCGGACTGGTCGAAGAAATGGGACGATGTCGAGCACTTCAACGACAAGCCGTTCCCTGGTGTCGGCCTGGACGCGCTGAAGTTCCTGCACCTGGAGCGCAAGATCCTGTTCCACGGCCACGAGCCGCTCGACACCGACGCCACGCCCACCCTGGAAGGCGAGGCCTGGCTCCTGCACAACCACTATACCCAGGCCGAGGGCGTCACCAATCTCGATCTGGTCCCGCCGACCGGCGCGCTGGTGACGATCGGGTTCGCCAAGCCCCTGGGCGGAACCGGCGGCTATGCCCGCTATGTCGCGATCGCGCCGGCCGACTGGCCCCACGGCGTGACGATCGCCGAAGCTCCGGGCGCCCCCCTGCCCAGGCAGCCGGCGCCGCTGCGCCGCGACGAGAACGGGGTGATGAGGCCCACGCCGCAGGACTGA
- a CDS encoding MBL fold metallo-hydrolase — protein sequence MQQLGSTMRVFRPFPGLVAFYDGRIEGMRLHSDKPNWLDDGAFALGVCTYALVDGEDALVYDTHISLQHARVVRRTLVEAGVRRIRVVLSHWHVDHVAGNEVFQDCEILAHRLTAEALDAHRQELEAGDPPIRPLVMPTRTYEDRLELQVGQFQVELRHADVHSLDGTVLLLPEHGLMLAGDTLEDPVTYVVEPERLAVHLRGLEQMARWNVRRILPNHGALETIEAGGYGPELIDATRSYVARLLRVREEPALAEADLPSFCRPAFDSGAIHYFPAYEAVHRRNVQAVI from the coding sequence AGCTCGGTTCGACCATGCGGGTATTCCGGCCCTTTCCGGGCCTGGTCGCATTCTACGACGGCCGCATCGAAGGCATGCGGCTGCACTCGGACAAGCCCAACTGGCTGGACGACGGCGCCTTCGCCCTGGGTGTCTGCACCTACGCCCTGGTCGATGGCGAGGACGCCCTGGTCTACGACACCCATATCTCCCTGCAGCATGCCCGGGTCGTCCGGCGCACTTTGGTCGAGGCCGGCGTGCGCCGGATACGGGTGGTGCTCAGCCACTGGCATGTCGATCACGTCGCCGGCAACGAGGTGTTCCAGGACTGCGAGATCCTCGCGCACCGGCTGACCGCCGAAGCGCTCGATGCTCACCGCCAGGAACTGGAGGCTGGCGATCCGCCGATCCGGCCGCTGGTCATGCCGACCCGCACCTACGAGGACAGGCTGGAACTCCAGGTCGGGCAGTTCCAGGTCGAACTGCGTCACGCCGACGTGCACAGCCTGGACGGCACTGTCCTTCTCCTGCCGGAGCATGGGCTGATGCTGGCCGGCGACACGCTGGAGGACCCGGTCACCTATGTGGTGGAGCCGGAGCGCTTGGCCGTGCATCTGCGCGGCCTGGAGCAGATGGCGCGATGGAACGTCCGGCGCATCCTTCCCAATCATGGCGCTTTGGAGACGATCGAGGCCGGCGGCTATGGACCGGAGTTGATCGACGCTACCCGCTCCTATGTCGCCAGGCTCCTGCGGGTGCGGGAGGAACCGGCCCTTGCGGAGGCGGACCTGCCCAGCTTCTGCCGCCCCGCCTTCGATTCCGGGGCGATCCACTACTTCCCCGCCTACGAGGCAGTCCACCGGCGCAACGTCCAGGCGGTCATCTGA
- a CDS encoding S8 family peptidase: protein MRAETASATQPPQPGHTGRYLVLLPEDDIKTGLSALKSVAGLRVAHSSDYRDGSSVGAFAEADGLVLDALQVAVVATPPGDLHLLNSVAAGSGVLAIEPERVVHAFPDSKVGIPSPVPSLPNASTGAGWSTEYLRGYRDGVNSVLDRLIGDDRPAATLPRTESESEATWGLQAVRATTTRWTGDGIRVAVLDTGMDLTHPDFEGRAIEARSFVTGEEVQDGNGHGTHCIGTACGPLLPHRLPRYGVAGNALIHAGKVLSDRGSGSDGGILAGIDWAVAAGCPIVSMSLGAAVEVGTPFSVIFEQVGRRALRAGTLIVAAAGNDSRRPDQLCPVGHPANCPSIMAVAALDPQLRVAWFSCAGLNPQGGQVDIAAPGVAVYSAWPGTLYNTINGTSMATPHVAGIAALIAESDPDARGSALWARLVQSAHRLDRLGRDVGAGLVQAPF, encoded by the coding sequence GTGCGTGCGGAAACGGCCTCGGCAACCCAACCGCCCCAGCCCGGCCATACCGGCCGCTATCTGGTCCTGCTTCCCGAGGACGACATCAAGACTGGGCTCTCGGCGCTGAAGAGCGTCGCCGGACTGCGGGTCGCCCATTCCAGCGACTATCGTGACGGATCGTCGGTCGGGGCCTTCGCCGAGGCGGACGGGCTGGTGCTCGACGCGCTGCAGGTCGCGGTGGTCGCGACCCCGCCAGGCGACCTGCATCTGCTCAACTCGGTCGCCGCCGGCAGCGGCGTCCTGGCGATCGAGCCGGAGCGCGTCGTCCATGCCTTTCCCGACAGCAAGGTCGGCATTCCGTCGCCGGTCCCGAGCCTGCCGAACGCGTCGACGGGCGCCGGCTGGTCGACCGAGTACCTCCGTGGCTACCGGGACGGCGTGAACTCCGTGCTCGACCGGCTGATCGGCGACGACCGGCCCGCGGCTACCCTCCCCCGCACCGAGAGCGAGAGTGAGGCCACTTGGGGCCTGCAGGCGGTGCGGGCGACCACCACGCGCTGGACCGGCGACGGGATCCGGGTGGCGGTCCTGGACACCGGGATGGACCTCACCCATCCGGACTTCGAGGGCCGGGCGATCGAAGCCCGCAGCTTCGTGACCGGGGAGGAGGTCCAGGATGGCAACGGCCACGGCACCCATTGCATCGGGACCGCCTGCGGCCCGCTGCTCCCGCACCGCCTGCCGCGCTACGGCGTGGCCGGCAACGCGCTGATCCATGCCGGCAAGGTCCTGAGCGACCGGGGCAGCGGGTCGGACGGCGGCATCCTGGCCGGGATCGACTGGGCGGTCGCTGCCGGCTGCCCGATCGTGTCGATGTCGCTGGGCGCCGCGGTGGAGGTCGGGACGCCCTTCTCCGTGATCTTCGAGCAGGTCGGCCGGCGGGCCCTGCGGGCTGGCACCCTGATCGTGGCGGCAGCGGGGAACGACAGCCGGCGGCCGGACCAGCTCTGCCCGGTCGGGCATCCGGCGAACTGCCCCTCGATCATGGCGGTGGCGGCCCTGGACCCGCAGCTTCGGGTGGCCTGGTTCTCCTGCGCCGGGCTGAATCCGCAGGGCGGCCAGGTCGACATCGCGGCGCCAGGGGTGGCGGTCTACTCGGCCTGGCCTGGAACACTCTACAACACGATCAACGGTACCAGCATGGCGACCCCGCATGTCGCCGGGATCGCGGCGCTGATTGCCGAATCGGACCCGGATGCCCGAGGGAGTGCACTGTGGGCGCGCCTCGTGCAGTCCGCCCACCGGCTTGACCGGTTGGGGCGGGATGTCGGGGCTGGGCTGGTCCAGGCGCCATTCTGA
- the pabB gene encoding aminodeoxychorismate synthase component I, producing the protein MRLLLVDNYDSFTFNLAQLVAVVSGAEPWVVKNDQVDLDQVAAFGPDAVILSPGPGRPDRPADFGICTALIRSYQGPILGVCLGHQGLAAHGGGRIGYARTVMHGRPSRIRHLGTGLFHGLPQDFRAIRYHSLLVTEPGPDFEPVAWSDDGIIMALRHRHRPLHGVQFHPESIDTEHGAALVRNFLDLVVSPSAPRRIPPPRPCPATARPAGGELQLFTRAGPCAADPERSFVALYGRSGTAFWLDSARLDAAGARWSFMGDGSGPHARQITYRVADRGIPQAETHPSVFDDLERWLDERRIERPAGLDVPFLPGWVGYLGYELKADAGGAAAHHSSLPDAQLLFADRIVAFDHATGRVVLLALDHPGQQERADAWFDVTLERITEAPSLPEPPPPCGRPIFRPHLADDAYLERIAAAQQAIRQGESYEICLTNEYAAQVEVDPLDAYRRLRRINPAPFAAFLRFGDLAILSSSPERFLSIDAEGSVQACPIKGTIARGADERQDRAMAEKLRSSVKDRSEHLMIVDLLRNDLGKVCATGSVHVPDLFRIERYATVHQMVSTICGRLRGGTSPIACVRAAFPGGSMTGAPKLRTMRILDELEGRPRGIYSGAIGYLGSDGRVDLSIVIRTAVVEPGRISIGAGGAIVDLSDPLAELAEVRLKCQALVEAFGGRLEGDATLARPAAMEVPA; encoded by the coding sequence ATGCGGCTCCTGCTGGTCGACAACTACGACAGCTTCACCTTCAATCTCGCCCAGCTCGTGGCCGTGGTGAGCGGGGCGGAGCCGTGGGTCGTGAAGAACGATCAGGTCGATCTGGATCAGGTCGCGGCGTTCGGCCCGGATGCGGTGATCCTCTCGCCCGGCCCGGGCCGGCCCGATCGTCCGGCGGATTTCGGCATCTGCACCGCCCTGATCCGCTCCTATCAGGGCCCGATCCTCGGCGTCTGCCTCGGCCATCAGGGACTGGCCGCCCATGGCGGCGGCAGGATCGGCTATGCCCGCACCGTCATGCACGGCCGGCCAAGCCGGATCCGTCACCTGGGCACCGGCCTGTTCCACGGCCTGCCGCAGGATTTTCGGGCGATCCGCTACCATTCCCTGCTGGTGACGGAGCCCGGGCCCGACTTCGAGCCGGTCGCGTGGTCGGACGACGGCATCATCATGGCCCTGCGCCATCGCCATCGTCCGCTCCACGGCGTCCAGTTCCACCCCGAGTCGATCGATACGGAGCATGGCGCTGCCCTGGTCCGCAACTTCCTGGATCTGGTCGTCTCTCCCTCCGCGCCCCGGCGCATCCCGCCGCCACGCCCATGCCCAGCTACGGCCAGGCCGGCCGGAGGAGAACTGCAGCTCTTCACGCGGGCCGGCCCCTGCGCCGCCGACCCCGAGCGGAGCTTCGTCGCCCTCTACGGACGGTCGGGAACGGCGTTCTGGTTGGACAGCGCCCGGCTGGATGCCGCCGGTGCCCGCTGGTCGTTCATGGGCGACGGCTCGGGGCCGCATGCCCGGCAGATCACCTATCGGGTGGCCGATCGAGGGATCCCGCAAGCCGAGACCCACCCCTCCGTCTTCGACGATCTCGAGCGGTGGCTGGACGAGCGGCGCATCGAGCGCCCGGCAGGGCTCGATGTGCCTTTCCTTCCCGGCTGGGTTGGCTATCTCGGCTACGAGTTGAAGGCCGATGCCGGTGGCGCCGCTGCCCACCACTCGTCGCTGCCGGACGCGCAACTCCTGTTCGCCGACCGGATCGTCGCGTTCGACCACGCGACCGGGCGCGTCGTGCTCCTGGCCCTCGATCATCCGGGCCAGCAAGAACGCGCCGACGCCTGGTTCGACGTCACTCTCGAGCGCATCACCGAGGCCCCTTCCCTGCCGGAACCTCCCCCTCCCTGCGGCCGACCCATCTTCCGGCCCCATCTGGCGGACGACGCCTACCTGGAGCGGATCGCCGCTGCCCAACAGGCGATCCGCCAGGGCGAGAGCTACGAGATCTGCCTGACCAACGAGTACGCCGCGCAGGTGGAGGTCGATCCGCTCGACGCCTATCGCCGCCTGCGCCGGATCAACCCCGCCCCGTTTGCCGCTTTCCTCCGCTTCGGCGACCTCGCCATCCTGTCCTCGTCGCCCGAGCGCTTCCTGAGCATCGATGCCGAGGGCAGCGTCCAGGCATGCCCGATCAAGGGCACGATCGCGCGCGGGGCCGATGAACGGCAGGACCGGGCCATGGCCGAGAAGCTGCGCTCCAGCGTCAAGGACCGCTCCGAGCATCTGATGATCGTCGATCTCCTGCGCAACGACCTGGGGAAGGTCTGCGCGACCGGCAGCGTGCATGTCCCGGACCTGTTCCGGATTGAGCGCTACGCCACGGTCCACCAGATGGTCTCGACGATCTGCGGCCGGCTCCGGGGCGGCACTTCGCCGATCGCCTGCGTGCGCGCGGCCTTTCCAGGAGGCTCGATGACCGGGGCGCCCAAGCTCCGCACCATGAGGATCCTGGACGAGCTGGAGGGGCGGCCGCGCGGGATCTACTCTGGCGCGATCGGCTACCTGGGTTCAGACGGCCGGGTGGACCTGTCGATCGTGATCCGCACCGCGGTGGTCGAGCCGGGCCGGATCAGCATCGGCGCCGGCGGCGCCATCGTCGACCTGTCCGACCCGCTCGCCGAGCTCGCCGAGGTCCGCCTGAAGTGCCAGGCGCTGGTCGAGGCGTTCGGTGGTCGCCTGGAAGGTGACGCCACCCTCGCCCGGCCCGCTGCCATGGAGGTTCCCGCATGA